In Astatotilapia calliptera chromosome 20, fAstCal1.2, whole genome shotgun sequence, one genomic interval encodes:
- the acvr1ba gene encoding activin A receptor type 1Ba, which produces MALKQIAPTLLALLGLVAVGNALHCNCTNCEKTGYECETDGACMASTYYVNGKEEHVRVCINQDSLVPPGQPFYCLSAEGFFNTHCCYVDYCNSIDLKVPVPTKGGEWSTQVSNWGPVELVAVIAGPVFLLCVLLMVGVFLFQYHQRAYSHRQRLEVEDPSCDHLYLAKDKTLQDLIYDMSTSGSGSGLPLFVQRTVARTIVLQEIIGKGRFGEVWRGKWRGGDVAVKIFSSREERSWFREAEIYQTIMLRHENILGFIAADNKDNGTWTQLWLVSDYHEHGSLFDYLNRYSVTIEGMIKLALSAASGLAHLHMEILGTQGKPGIAHRDLKSKNILVKKNGTCAIADLGLAVRHESITDTIDIAPNQRVGTKRYMAPEVLDESINMKHFDSFKCADIYALGLVYWEIARRCNTGGIHEEYQLPYYDLVPSDPSIEEMRKVVCDQKLRPNVPNWWQSYESLRVMGKIMRECWYANGAARLTALRIKKTLSQLSVEEDVKM; this is translated from the exons CTTTACATTGCAACTGCACAAACTGTGAGAAGACAGGCTATGAGTGCGAGACAGACGGTGCCTGCATGGCTTCAACTTATTATGTCAATGGGAAGGAGGAACACGTACGTGTCTGCATCAACCAGGACAGCCTGGTCCCTCCTGGGCAGCCGTTCTACTGTTTGagtgctgaaggtttcttcaaTACTCACTGCTGCTATGTAGATTACTGCAACAGTATTGACCTGAAAGTCCCAG TCCCAACCAAAGGGGGGGAATGGTCAACCCAAGTGAGCAACTGGGGGCCAGTGGAGCTGGTGGCAGTGATTGCAGGGcccgtgttcctgctctgtgTGTTGCTGATGGTCGGGGTGTTCCTGTTCCAGTATCACCAGAGGGCCTACAGCCACAGACAACGGCTGGAGGTAGAAGATCCCTCCTGTGACCATCTATACTTGGCCAAGGACAAGACGCTCCAGGACCTAATCTATGACATGTCCACCTCTGGATCAGGCTCTG GTTTGCCCCTGTTTGTGCAGCGGACTGTGGCCAGGACTATTGTGCTGCAGGAAATAATAGGAAAAGGTCGCTTTGGGGAGGTGTGGCGCGGGAAGTGGAGGGGAGGCGACGTAGCAGTGAAAATCTTCTCATCCAGAGAGGAGCGCTCCTGGTTCAGAGAGGCTGAAATCTACCAGACAATCATGTTACGGCATGAAAATATCCTAGGATTTATTGCAGCAGACAACAAAG ACAACGGCACTTGGACTCAACTCTGGCTGGTGTCAGACTATCATGAGCATGGCTCACTTTTTGACTACCTGAATCGCTACTCTGTCACCATTGAGGGGATGATCAAATTGGCGCTATCAGCTGCCAGCGGCTTGGCACACCTACACATGGAGATCCTAGGCACTCAGG GTAAACCTGGCATTGCTCACCGTGACCTCAAGTCCAAAAATATTCTGGTTAAGAAGAACGGCACATGTGCTATAGCTGACCTAGGTCTGGCTGTCCGCCATGAGTCTATCACAGACACGATCGATATTGCACCGAATCAGCGCGTGGGCACTAAGAG GTATATGGCTCCAGAAGTCCTGGACGAATCCATAAACATGAAACACTTTGACTCCTTCAAGTGTGCTGACATTTACGCACTGGGCCTGGTGTATTGGGAGATTGCGCGTCGCTGCAACACAGGAG GTATCCATGAGGAGTACCAGCTACCCTACTATGACCTTGTGCCCTCTGACCCGTCCATAGAAGAGATGAGGAAGGTGGTGTGTGACCAGAAACTGAGGCCCAATGTGCCCAATTGGTGGCAGAGCTATGAG TCACTGCGCGTGATGGGGAAGATCATGAGGGAGTGCTGGTATGCCAACGGAGCAGCCAGACTGACAGCTCTGCGCATCAAGAAGACTTTGTCTCAGCTCAGCGTGGAGGAGGATGTGAAGATGTGA